From the Amia ocellicauda isolate fAmiCal2 chromosome 21, fAmiCal2.hap1, whole genome shotgun sequence genome, one window contains:
- the LOC136717180 gene encoding galectin-related protein B isoform X2, translating into MAENDDIKNEGVYIGEIKGGLKPSMRLVVMGIVKKQPKSIAVVLACHPNDPDTDVGLQVIVSFQDRAILRNAKVSGEWGIVEKNISYFPFAAGEAFKMEILCEHQSFRILVDGQPLCGFAHRIGQLASLTALHVSGDMQLTKVA; encoded by the exons ATGGCAGAAAATGACGATATCAAAAAT GAAGGTGTGTACATTGGGGAAATTAAAGGAGGTTTGAAACCATCAATGAGACTGGTTGTCATGGGAATTGTGAAGAAACAGCCGAAAAG TATTGCTGTGGTCCTAGCCTGCCACCCTAACGACCCTGATACCGATGTGGGGCTGCAGGTCATTGTCAGCTTTCAGGATCGTGCCATTCTGCGCAACGCCAAGGTCTCAGGGGAGTGGGGAATAGTGGAAAAGAACATCTCCTATTTTCCTTTCGCTGCGGGGGAAGCTTTCAAG ATGGAGATTCTCTGCGAACACCAGAGTTTCCGTATCCTGGTGGACGGGCAGCCACTGTGTGGCTTTGCTCATCGTATTGGGCAACTGGCCTCCCTCACGGCCCTGCATGTGTCTGGAGACATGCAGCTCACGAAGGTAGCATAG
- the plek2 gene encoding pleckstrin-2 gives MDTAQRQNTTVKEGFLVKRGHVIQNWKARWFVLLPDELLYYKYDGGKKDSSLRGKVALAGCKVTCPCLEYQNRPLVIKLKTQKSAEYFLEACSREERDAWAASITSTIQNLRPDSAQKPLSEHAHLELNNVSLNQVVDSMHDVHSGVKLVNHMEQGSSFKKCFSGAALVDWLVSMGFVLTRVEAVTLSSALMEENFVKPMGIKSVDASRVGNMTEQFLDDSTALYAFAESYKRKGSVKAEPSLSAVDLSGKVVKRGYLLKQGHKRKNWKVRLFVLRAEPGFLHYFDPSREDSNPVGGFSLRGCLVSALEDNGIPSGVKGNVQGNLFKIITQNDTHYFIQATSKEEKMEWILAIKQLT, from the exons ATGGACACAGCTCAGAGGCAAAACACCACTGTGAAAGAAGGGTTCCTGGTTAAGCGG GGGCATGTCATCCAGAACTGGAAGGCGCGCTGGTTTGTGCTGCTGCCAGACGAGCTCCTCTATTACAAGTATGATGGTGGCAAAAAGGATTCAAGTCTGCGGGGCAAGGTGGCCCTGGCAGGGTGCAAAGTCACCTGTCCCTGCTTAGAATATCAGAACAGACCG CTGGTGATCAAACTGAAGACACAGAAGTCAGCAGAGTATTTTCTCGAAGCCTGTTCCCGGGAGGAGCGGGACGCATGGGCTGCCAGCATCACAAGCACAATCCAAAACCTGCGCCCAGACTCAGCCCAGAAGCCCCTGTCTGAACATGCTCATCTAGAGCTCAACAATGTTAGCCTCAA TCAGGTGGTGGATTCAATGCATGATGTTCATAGTGGAGTCAAACTGGTAAACCACATGGAGCAAGGCAGCTCTTTCAAGAAATGCTTCTCAG GTGCTGCTCTGGTGGACTGGCTGGTGTCTATGGGTTTTGTACTGACTCGTGTGGAGGCGGTCACCCTGTCATCTGCTCTGATGGAGGAGAACTTTGTGAAGCCAATGGGAATCAAGAGTGTGGATGCCAGCAGAGTTGGGAATATGACAGAGCAGTTTTTGGATGACTCGACAGCGCTCTATGCATTC GCAGAAAGCTATAAGCGAAAAGGCAGTGTGAAGGCAGagccatctctctctgctgtggacctcagtgggaaggtgGTGAAGAGGGGGTACCTGCTGAAACAA GGTCACAAAAGGAAAAACTGGAAGGTGCGGTTATTTGTACTGAGGGCGGAGCCAGGGTTCCTGCACTACTTTGATCCCAGCAGG GAGGACAGTAACCCTGTGGGGGGGTTTTCTTTGCGCGGTTGCCTTGTTTCTGCATTGGAAGACAACGGCATTCCCTCAG GTGTCAAAGGCAATGTTCAAGGCAATCTTTTCAAAATAATTACTCAGAATGACACTCACTACTTCATTCAAGCCACATCCAAGGAAGAAAAGATGGAATGGATTCTTGCCATAAAGCAGCTGACTTAG
- the LOC136717180 gene encoding galectin-related protein B isoform X1, whose protein sequence is MAENDDIKNVCVPLFSQEGVYIGEIKGGLKPSMRLVVMGIVKKQPKSIAVVLACHPNDPDTDVGLQVIVSFQDRAILRNAKVSGEWGIVEKNISYFPFAAGEAFKMEILCEHQSFRILVDGQPLCGFAHRIGQLASLTALHVSGDMQLTKVA, encoded by the exons ATGGCAGAAAATGACGATATCAAAAAT gtGTGCGTGCCTTTGTTTTCCCAGGAAGGTGTGTACATTGGGGAAATTAAAGGAGGTTTGAAACCATCAATGAGACTGGTTGTCATGGGAATTGTGAAGAAACAGCCGAAAAG TATTGCTGTGGTCCTAGCCTGCCACCCTAACGACCCTGATACCGATGTGGGGCTGCAGGTCATTGTCAGCTTTCAGGATCGTGCCATTCTGCGCAACGCCAAGGTCTCAGGGGAGTGGGGAATAGTGGAAAAGAACATCTCCTATTTTCCTTTCGCTGCGGGGGAAGCTTTCAAG ATGGAGATTCTCTGCGAACACCAGAGTTTCCGTATCCTGGTGGACGGGCAGCCACTGTGTGGCTTTGCTCATCGTATTGGGCAACTGGCCTCCCTCACGGCCCTGCATGTGTCTGGAGACATGCAGCTCACGAAGGTAGCATAG